The region CCCACATCACAAACGGCGCGTACCGCCTCCATCCGGCGGAATGGGCCGTGGGCGACGCGGCGGCGACCGTGGCGGTGTTTTGCCTGCGCGCCGGGGTGACGCCGCAGGCGCTCGCCGCCCGTGCCGATCTTCGCCGCAGGGTGCAGCTCTTGCTGCTCGACGAACAGATTCCCGTCTACTGGTACGACGATGTCCCGCTCCGGCACCCTGCGTTTGCGGCGACACAACTGCTCGCCGTCGAGCGCATCTGGGAGGGGAACGACGCAGACCTGCACTTCTCCCCCGACCTCG is a window of bacterium DNA encoding:
- a CDS encoding FAD-dependent oxidoreductase; this encodes HITNGAYRLHPAEWAVGDAAATVAVFCLRAGVTPQALAARADLRRRVQLLLLDEQIPVYWYDDVPLRHPAFAATQLLAVERIWEGNDADLHFSPDLAMRTDEGKRRIAAAAASIRKWGGTADPESAALEPAPEDDVLPLRRDAAATLIALSVPGATAPEPAAGSGAITRAELAIWLADLVRSAIERHAPAS